A genomic stretch from Falco naumanni isolate bFalNau1 chromosome 4, bFalNau1.pat, whole genome shotgun sequence includes:
- the CSRNP1 gene encoding cysteine/serine-rich nuclear protein 1: MSGVLKRKYEELGDDSTYCSSSSCSPLSSSASSGWETDEENSRGEPKPSSALTPSFTPTSILKKSKRLKKNNVEFDRVTVFYFPRCQGFTSVPSRGGCTLGMVSKHSSSRQFTLAEFSKEQENVRREKLEEKLKEEKLEALKWKLTMNGTKESEEANQLTIEDISDDDIDVSNVDLEDGFFLQPYPAKKRRALLKAVGVKKIDKEEKRELHNIRLSREDCGCDCREVCDPETCSCSLAGIKCQMDHTSFPCGCTKDGCGNTEGRIEFNQARVQTHFIHTIMKLELEKQQQSSEKVVEAEPPFRERLPSLGCAAGKGSLEERAVPLAPAFQFSPDLEALGENSCSSDMTDSSISSHPSEDLEEPYESLPSDKSQSDVDDDGLARILHFNDSDAEEDGGRGQDDLSCFHSTDFFIEDHSGEAKPVPGHLSHLSECLDENANQDGGGLLEDAAHARCDGLSCCASSPAEPCSKSYVDLSLSSDSLDFFQSFSDYNLGPLYNSLKEYENLDNFSALQFQLPNFPGFPQAGDQGSCFLESLIGLSESVPETPAPFTDNQLLEDAIKSSLMETVKV; this comes from the exons CCACATCTATCCTGAAGAAATCCAAGCGACTAAAGAAGAACAATGTAGAGTTTGACCGGGTCACTGTGTTTTACTTCCCACGCTGCCAGGGGTTCACAAGCGTGCCTAGTCGTGGGGGCTGTACCCTGGGGATGGTGAGCAAACACAGCTCCTCCCGGCAGTTCACGCTAGCGGAGTTTTCAAAGGAGCAGGAAAACGTTCGTCGAGAGAAGctggaagagaaattaaaagaagagaaGTTGGAAGCATTGAAGTGGAAA CTCACCATGAACGGCACAAAGGAGTCAGAAGAGGCCAACCAGCTCACCATCGAAGACATCTCCGACGACGACATTGATGTCAGCAACGTGGACCTGGAGGATGGCTTCTTCCTCCAGCCTTATCCCGCCAAGAAGAGACGTGCGCTGCTGAAAGCTGTGGGGGTGAAGAAGATCGACAAGGAGGAGAAGCGGGAGCTGCACAACATCCGCCTGTCCCGGGAGGACTGCGGCTGCGACTGCCGGGAGGTCTGCGACCCAGagacctgcagctgcagcttggcAGGCATTAAATGTCAG ATGGATCACACCTCCTTCCCCTGTGGCTGCACCAAGGATGGCTGTGGCAACACCGAGGGCAGGATCGAGTTCAACCAGGCCCGCGTGCAGACCCACTTCATCCACACCATCATgaagctggagctggagaagcagcagcagagcagtgagAAGGTGGTGGAGGCTGAGCCCCCTTTTCGGGAGCGGCTCCCATCGTTGGGATGCGCGGCAGGGAAAGGCTCCTTGGAGGAGCGTGCGGTGCCGCTGGCACCTGCTTTCCAGTTCAGCCCTGACCTGGAGGCCCTGGGGGagaacagctgcagcagtgacatGACAGactcctccatctcctcccaccCCAGTGAGGACCTGGAGGAGCCCTACGAGAGTCTCCCCTCTGACAAATCCCAATCGGATGTGGATGACGATGGCTTGGCACGCATCCTCCACTTCAACGACTCAGATGCCGAGGAAGATGGTGGCCGTGGCCAGGATGACCTGAGCTGCTTCCACTCCACCGACTTCTTCATCGAGGACCACAGTGGTGAGGCCAAGCCTGTCCCTGGCCACTTGTCCCACCTCTCTGAGTGCCTGGATGAGAATGCCAACCAGGATGGTGGGGGTTTGCTGGAGGATGCTGCCCATGCGCGGTGCGATGGGCTGTCCTGCTGCGCCTCATCGCCGGCCGAGCCCTGCTCCAAGAGCTACGTCgacctcagcctttcctctgaCTCGTTGGATTTCTTCCAGTCCTTCTCAGACTATAACTTGGGACCCCTTTACAACTCCTTAAAGGAGTACGAGAACCTCGATAACTTCTCAGCATTACAGTTTCAGTTGCCTAATTTCCCTGGCTTCCCACAAGCCGGAGATCAGGGCTCCTGTTTCTTGGAGTCCCTCATCGGTTTGTCCGAATCCGTCCCCGAAACCCCAGCCCCTTTCACAGACAATCAACTTTTGGAGGATGCCATCAAGTCATCGCTGATGGAGACAGTGAAAGTGTGA
- the LOC121086123 gene encoding elastase-1-like: MGAISGSPLRDEQKDGRVIGGHEAPRNIWKWQVSLQIAYPDYPGYYSHICGGTLISSNWVMTAAHCLSSSYRVALGEHSLVEEDGTEYYIGVERAFIHEGWNPNNIANGYDIALLHLESSAYDNGFVELALLPPEGETLPNDYPCYLTGWGVVSANGDSADRLQEVMMPVVDRQICSQDDWWGSQVKVTMICAGGDGVKSGCSGDSGGPLSCFKDNHWQVHGVVSFGLVPYCNTYKKPTVFTRVSAYVDWIHSPGDEDAAQPGNELDFRKLMLPTSLWGAGKGDNHGNRRHLLGLVPPDAKMMGLWEYDYNQHLASWQLSSPHHQQALWDALTMKNT, from the exons ATGG GGGCAATCTCTGGAAGTCCCCTGAGGGATGAACAGAAGGATGGGAGAGTAATCGGAGGCCATGAGGCCCCGCGAAACATCTGGAAGTGGCAG GTATCACTTCAGATTGCCTATCCTGACTACCCGGGGTACTACTCGCACATTTGTGGTGGAACCCTTATCAGCAGCAACTGGGTGATGACTGCAGCCCATTGCCTCA GCTCAAGCTACCGAGTGGCTCTGGGTGAGCACAGTCTCGTGGAGGAGGATGGCACTGAGTACTACATTGGTGTGGAAAGAGCCTTCATTCATGAAGGCTGGAATCCCAATAACATTGCCAATGG CTATGACATTGCCCTGCTGCACCTCGAGTCTTCTGCCTATGACAATGGGTTCGTtgagctggcactgctgccgCCTGAAGGAGAAACGTTGCCCAATGACTATCCCTGCTACCTTACCGGATGGGGCGTGGTTAGCG CGAACGGTGACAGCGCAGACAGACTGCAGGAGGTGATGATGCCGGTGGTGGACCGTCAGATCTGTTCCCAGGATGACTGGTGGGGATCTCAAGTAAAAGTCACCATGATCTGTGCAGGTGGAGACGGCGTGAAGTCTGGATGCAGT GGGGACTCCGGGGGCCCTCTCAGCTGCTTCAAAGACAATCACTGGCAAGTCCATGGGGTTGTCAGCTTTGGGCTAGTTCCTTACTGTAACACCTACAAGAAGCCAACAGTCTTCACACGTGTGTCAGCCTACGTGGACTGGATCCACAGC CCAGGTGATGAGGATGCAGCTCAACCAGGGAATGAACTAGATTTTCGAAAGCTGATGCTCCCCACGTCTTTATGGGGAGCAGGAAAAGGAGACAACCATGGCAACAGGAGACATCTCCTGGGGCTGGTCCCACCAGAT GCAAAAATGATGGGTCTTTGGGAGTATGACTACAACCAGCACCTTGCCTCCTGGCAGCTATCCAGCCCTCACCACCAGCAAGCACTTTGGGATGCTTTGACTATGAAAAACACTTAA